ACGGTCTGTTTTGCAGAGCGCTGGTTTCCTCATGAGTAAGGTATCCTTTATAAGTAGTCATGCTTCTTCTAAGAAATCCATCCTTGATACAGGCCTTTTCTATTCCATTATTCAGTATGCTTCTGATATGGGGAAGCACTGAAGCAGCATAAGCAACTGAGGTAGAGTTTGCAATGGCTCCCGGAATATTACTTACACAATAATGTACTACTCCCTCTTCGATATATCTTGGATTTTCGTGAGTCGTTTCTCTAAAGGTTTCTATCACTCCATAGTCATTACTTATATCTACAATAACCGAACCTTTCTGCATAGATTTTACCATTTCTCTGTCAATTAAAAATTCCTTGCTGCCTTTTGGCCATTTAACGCAGTTAATAACAAGGTCCATATCAGGCAGGAGCTTTTTAATATTGTACTTTGTTGATATCTGAGTATTTACCTTTTCGCTGTACATTTTACCTATTTCACGAAGGGTTGCAATATTTACATCCATAACTGTTACCCATGCTCCCAGAGATTGAAGAACCTGAAGCGAATTTTTTCCTACTATACCGCCTCCAAGTATCAGTACCTTTATACCAGGAGCTCCGGCAAGTCCGCTTACAAATTTACCTTTACCTCCGTTAATAGATAAAAGCGATTCGAGTCCCATAAGCGCTCCTTGTTTTCCGGCGGCTTCGCAATTAGGAGAGCCATATCTGTGAGAATCCTCTGCCGTAAACGAGATAACTTTTTTATCAAGCAATGCCTGAACCTCTTCTTTGTGGGCTGCAGGATGTATGCAAGTAAATATTACTTGATTTTCTTTCAAAAGTCCATATTCCATCGGTTCTATTTCTTTAACCTTTGCAACCAAATCGGATTTTTGGTATATTTCCTCCATGGTATCAACCATTTCAGCTCCTACATCTTCATATTCCTCATCACAAAAACCTGCTCCTGTACCTGCGTTTCTCTGCACAAGCACTTTATGTCCGTCTTCAACTATAGTCGCAACCTCTGATGGCGTGGCTATTACTCTGCATTCTCCCTGTTTTATGTCTTTCAATACGCCAAAAATCAAAATTTTTGCCTCCTTAAAAAGTATTTTAATTATTAGTTCAGCAATAAGCATGCCAACAATATAATTATTTAATTTTTTTATAAACTGTTAAATTTCAACGTAAGAAGCTTTTGGGGATTTTAGATAAAAATAATCGCAATAAAAAACGCCCATAAATGAGCGTTGTGCACATCATTTTTGGGCGCTATATAATGCCGTATTTTTTTATTTTTCTTTGCAATGTCTGCCTCGGGACATTTAAAATGCCTGCAGCTTTTGTAATATTAAAGCTTGTGCTTTCCAAAACATTTTCAATTATTGACTTTTCATATTGATTAACCATATCTGTTAGTGGTTCTATTTTTGTATGTTCATTTATATGCAAATTCATAAGCTGATTATATTTAGGTTCTATATCGGCAAATCTCAATGTTTCTTCCGAAGAGTCTACCATGCTGAGGCCATATATAACGATATTCTCCAGTTCTCTAACATTTCCCGGCCACTCATATTCTTCAAGTTTCTTGTACAAATTGTTTGTTACATACTTAATCTTTTTTTTGAAGACACTGTTATATTTTGAAATAATATAATTTGTCAGCAGAGGTATATCATCTTTTCTGTCTTTTAGAGGCGGAATATTGAAGCTTATGGCACTTAGTCTGTAATAAATATCCTTTCTGAGGGAGCCATCCTCAATAGCCTTTGCGGGGTCCTTGTTAATAGCTGCTATAATTTTTATATTCACAGTTTTTTCTTCTTTAGAGCCTATTCTGCGGAATGTTTTGTCCTGCAGTACTCGCAGCAGTTTGGACTGAAGGTGCTGAGGCATAGAGTTTATTTCGTCCAAAAAAATAGTACCTCCATCGGCAAGTTCCAAAAGTCCGGTATTATCAACTGCTCCCGTAAACGCCCCTTTTGCGGTTCCGAACAATATGCTTTCCAAAAGATTATCAGGTATGGCCGCGCAATTCTGAACAATAAAAGGATTATTTTTACGGTCACTTTCATTGTGAATAGCATGGGCAAAAAGTTCTTTTCCAGTTCCAGTTTCACCATATATTAAAGTAGGCAAATTGCATCCGGCAGCTACTTTAATATATCTTTTTAACTCTTTCATTTTTTGATTGTTAGATATTATATCTTCTGTGAAGTGGTATGCTCTGTTGACATGGACTTCCAGCTTGTCAACAGTGTTATTTCCAAATGTAGCGGCATCCATCATTGATTTTTGATGCTTCTCATACATATTCGAATCGATTTCAATATTGTCCCCGTGTTTATCTTCAAATTCGCTTACAGACAGGTCTATCGCACCTACAATCTTGTTACTTGACTTTATTGGAATAGATAGTGAAGTAATCTGTATTGAAGGCATTCCCTTAGCTTTAAGCTGTTGGTTTTCTACATAAAAAGGAACGCCATGAATCATTGACTGATATGTAGAACTGTTGCTTTCATCAAGGCCTTCATAAATATCAAGAAATTTCTTCCCTACAACTTCATAATTTTCATCTGCATCAGAGTTGAGCTTATTATTAAATTTTGCAGTAAAAAGAATCTCCCCATTTAGGTCAATTATTGTTATTCCGTCAATATATCTCCTATTATTAAATATATTTTTCATAAGTTCCATAGTACTACCTCTATACACATTTATATTTATATGAATACAAAAAAATGCTCTATCGGGCTTTTTATTTTCAACAGTTTCATTTTACCTTATTTTTACCTTTTTGTCTGTCTAATTTTTAAATTAACATTATATGGAATAATTTTTTTGATATAAATAAATATTCCATATTGTGCCAGCTTAACATTAGTGTTATAATTAAACAATTTATAATTGAATATTCATAGTAATTATTACTTATGAGGGGGTAAAATTGTGGATTTATTATACACGCGTCCTGGTATGGATGAGGTAAAGACAAGGAAGGATATTGTTTATAAGGGCAGTGACGGAGCAGTTTTAAAATTTGATATCTATTATTCAAATAATTCTAAGATTTCTGATATTCCAACTGTTGCTTTAATTCATGGGAGCTCTTCAATTAAAAGCATTAAGGATGTTCAACTTTTTCAATCATGGGGTAAGGTGTTAGCGGCATCAGGATTTAATGCTGTTGTTTTTAATTGGAGACCAGAAGATAACCCGCAGGATATAAAAGATTTTGTAAATTTTATCAGTAATAATTACAATGATTTGATGCTTAATATCAACAATATAAATTTTCTTGCGTTTTCTTCAGGAGTAGAAATCGGTGTTAAAAACGTTATTGAAATAAATACAGGATTTATAAATAAAATAGTAGTTTATTATGGCAAAATAGATGAGAGCATTATTAAAATTATGGATCCTGAAAGATTACCTAAATTTTTAATTGTAATGGGTTATTTGGATGATATATATAGTCCTAACTGTAATGATTATTTCATTAAAGAAGCGAAAAATTTAGGTTGTGAAGTAGAATTCAACATGCACCCGGAAGGGGAGCACGGGTTTGATGCATTTAACGAAGGAGAAAAAACCAGTAAAATTATTGAAGATACTATTAGATTTATAAGCAAGTAAATATATAAATAATTAAGTAGGTGTTCTTATGGTAGAAATTAAATTTTACGAAGATATTGATGATGAATTATTAAAGTTTGCTGTGATTGTTGCAAGGTACAAAGGTAAATGGATTTTTTGTAAGCACAAGGGCAAGGACACATATGAAGTTGCTGGCGGATACAGAGAAGAAAATGAGGGAATTATGGATACCGCTAAAAGAGAGCTGCTTGAAGAAACAGGAGCAAGTGAATTTGATTTAATACCAGTGTGCGTATATTCTATGACAGGTAAAAATATGTTGAATGACAGCGGTGAAGAAGCCTTCGGGATGCTGTGCTATGCAGATGTAAAATCATTAGAAAGTATTCCAGAATCAGAAATGGAAAAGGTGTGTATGTTTGATAAACTTCCATCAAAATTAACATATCCGAACATTCAGACTCTATTAATTAAAAAAGTAGAGGAAGAGCTGCTAAGCAAAGTTGATAATAATATAATATCTGTTAGTGAAAATCCGTTATAGTGATAAAGCAAAAAACATTAAAACTGTGACAGCAGAGTAGATAGGAGTGAAGAGCATGGTAATATTTATTTGTAATTATGCGGAGGTAGAGAATGAAGTATTTTAAAAAGTTGGAAGGAAGTAAAGTTTATTTATCACCTATAAACATCGATGATGCGGAAATTTATGTTAAGTGGCTTAATGATTTCAATGTAACGGACGGAATAGGAACATCAAGTGCCACTGTTTCCCTTGAAAGTGAGAAGGAATGGTTATCAAAAAACACAAGCGGATATCAGTTTGCAATAATAAGGCTTGAAGATGATAAGCTAATAGGAAACTGTGGGTTTCATGGAATCATGCAGCTTAGGCAATGTGCAGAAGTAGGACTGTTCATAGGAGATGAAGAAAATCGCAGCAAAGGATACGGACAGGATGCGCTTGATTTATTGGTAAGTTACGGATTTGACTACTTAAATTTAAACAATATAATGCTGAAGGTGTTTTCATTTAACGAAAGAGCAATAAGTTGCTATAAGAAAGTAGGGTTTAAAGAAATTGGGCGAAGAAGAGAGTCATATTATTTGAAAGGCAAATTTTATGATGATGTTTATATGGATATATTGAAGAAAGAGTATTGCAAATAAAAATTCTGATTATAACACTATATATTAATATTGTTTGATTGTTCAGCACTGGATATATATAATTAATATGTAAAAATAATACAACTTTTAGAATGAAATGGTTTTGATAATAGTTGTGGGCAGCGGGGTATTATACAGAAGTAGTACATGAAACAGGTAAAATAGCTGATTTCGGAGCTATTATTATAGATTAGGATATGAAATATTTGAATAAAAATATAGGGCAGTTCAGTTGTGCAGGTGTTATTGACACCTTGCCTCTGTCTGCCCTTAGACCGTACCATGCACTGGTAAAGGACGATAAGCTTCAGATAGATGAGCTCAATAACCATCTGAATGATTCCAAGAAGGCAAGAGATCTTTTCTATGATGAGGTTGAAGAATTCAGATCGCTTCCAGATGAAATAAAGCATATATACTTCATATTGCTGGGAGATAAGCAGGAGTTCCGAGATTTCTTCTCATATGTTGAATATAAGTGCGATAAATCATTGGGAGAGATTCGTGGAAAGCAAGTGCTTAATTTTACTAAGGGGATTTAAGCTTTTATTTTCAGAAAGTAACTTGACACTATCAAAACTCAATGATGTTTGGAATGGGTAAATCAGAATAGTTTATAAGATTGAGTGTATCGTCCGGGGAAATAAAAGTGACTTGAATAATTAATTTACCTTTTTATTATACTAAGCTATATAAATTAATTGGAGGTAATTTAATGGGAATTAAAACACTAAAAACTGAAATAAGATCTGCCGGCGGAACATACAAGGTTGAATGTACGGCAAGAAACAAATCATTTATCTTGGATGAACCTGAAGAAATGGGGGGATCAAACGGAGGGATGAATCCAGGAGAAGCGTTGCTGAATGCTTTGGCCGGCTGTAAATATATGGTTGCCAAAATGACCTATGAAAGATGCAATATTCATCTGGGTGACATACAAATAGAAATGGAAGGTGAAATTGACACTGATGCGCTGCAGAACATGATTCAAGGCAATAATGCAAATGTGGATTTAAGAGTCGGATTCAGGAAAATAACTACAAAGTGGTTTATTGATGCAAATAATACAAAAGAAGAGATTGAAAAATTTGTTGATTTTGTAGAAAGCCGCTGTCCGATGAAAGATACAATTGAAAGAACGCCTGAATTAAATGTTGTAATTAACGGAGCTAAAAATCTTACCAGAGTTTAAGAAAAGAAAGCCGGGGGGACGTTTTGCTGAAATGTGATGGAATAAAGAATTGTAATAACAATAAAATTATATAGAAAATGCAGGCGAATGAGTATATACTGTAAATATTACTTGTAAATATTACACGTGGCTCTATGTCAGAACGGGCAAAGCCTTAGTGATAGGATTTCTGTCCGGTATGATCTGATAGAGATATAATTACACAATATATGAAGCGGATATATTGTTTTTGATTTATCTGATTTGCAATTAATTTATAGGGAGAGTATTAGTATATGATTAATGAAAACTTGAAAAAACAATCACCGTCTGTTGACGAATGGCTCAAAGAAGCAAAAAATGATTTGGCGGCTTTACAGGAAGGGATGTTTCTGGTCCATAACGGCGTTGTGCGTCAAACGCCCAAACTCAAGGTGCGACAGGGTGTTGACGACGGGTCATTAGTAAAAGGAATGGAATTTGCATACGATGCGGCAAAGGTTGATGCAGCAATTGCCGAAACCTATAAGATGGAAGGTATCTTTCATATCAGGGTCTGGCTTAATGAAGGACATCTTGAGCTGGGTGATGATATAATGTATGTGCTGATAGGCGGCGACATCAGGACGCATGTTATTGATGCCCTGCAATTTTTGGTAGGAAAAATTAAAAGCGAATGTGTTACTGAAATCGAACAAAAATATTAGGGCATTTAACTCTGAAGATGTTGATTATATTATAAGATATTTGATGAGAAATAATTAAGTTGGGATTAACTAAGGTATTTAAGCAAAAAAGACTATATTATGATTCATATATACAACTATGGTATGCGGTAATGCATTTCTTGCTGAAATATTTGATATATAGTATAAGGAAGATGCGTATAAATACTCTTTACCTATTGAAAATACGCACTTCATGGTATATAATGGATTAAAATGTCAGATAATATGTTTGAAGCGGGTCATAATTATGAGAGCGATTACATTTATAGATGCGGAAGTTGTGCCGGAAACAGGGAAAATAGCTGATTTCGGAGCTATAAGGTCAAGTGGTGAGAGCATGCATGATGCTTCTTTGGATGCTGTCAGAAGATTTCTCAGGGAATCTGATTTTTTGTGCGGACATAATATTATATATCATGATATGAAATATTTAAATAAATATATCGGGCAGTTCAGCTGCATGGGTGTTATTGATACCCTGCATCTCTCTGCCCTTTTATTTCCTCAAAAACCATATCATGCGCTCGTAAAGGATGACAAGCTTCAGACAGATGAGCTTAATAATCCTCTGAACGATTCAAAAAAGGCAAGAGACTTGTTTTATGATGAGGTTGAGGAATTCAGGTCGCTTCCGGATGAAATTAAGCGTATATACTTCATATTGCTGGATGATAAGCAGGAGTTCCGGGATTTCTTCTCATATATCGGATATAAGTGCGATAAATCATTGGGAGAGGTTGAAATAAGAGAGTGTTTTCACGGGAAGATATGCGAGCATGCCGATATTGAGCAGCTTATGCGAGCACATGGTACTGAGCTTGCCTACTGCTTATCTCTCATATATGCAGATGACGAATATTCCATAACCCCTCCGTGGATACTCATGAGGTATCCTTTTGTTGATTCTGTAATGAACAAATTGAGAGGTACAATATGTGCGGAAGGCTGTGTGTTCTGCGATGAAATGATGGATGCTGTCAGAGGGCTCAAGAGATTCTTCGGCTATGATGCTTACAGAAAATTTGACGGTGTTCCTTTGCAGGAGCAGGCTGTGAAAACTGCTGTGGGTGGAGATTCATTGCTTGCGGTTTTTCCTACCGGCGGAGGGAAATCAATTACATTTCAGGTCCCGGCCCTCATGGCAGGAAAGAATACCAAGTCTCTTACAGTGGTAATATCTCCTCTGCAGTCTCTTATGAAGGATCAGGTTGATAACCTGGAAAAGAACAATATCACCGATGCTGTGACAATCAACGGGCTTCTTGACCCTATAGAAAGAATGGAGGCGATCAGGAGGGTTGAAATCGGAGAAGCCCACATACTGTATATTTCGCCGGAATCACTGAGATCAAAATCCATAGAAAAGCTCTTGCAGGACCGTAAAATTGCACGCTTCGTAATAGATGAGGCACATTGTTTTTCGGCATGGGGACAGGATTTCAGGGTAGATTACCTTTATATAGCGGAGTTTATAAAGAAAATCTGCGAAAAGAAAAACCTGGGATATATGATACCGGTTTCCTGTTTTACCGCGACAGCAAAGCAGAATGTAATAGACGACATACGAGAGTATTTCAAGAAAAATCTCAATTTGGAGCTTAAGCTTTTTACCGCGAGCTCCGAAAGGAAAAACCTCACATACAAGGTAATAAAAAAGGAAGAGTCGGAAAAATATGAGGCTGTGAGAAGCCTGCTTGAATATAATAACTGCCCTACGATAATATATGTTTCCAGAACAAAGAAATCCCTGGACCTTGCCCAGAGACTGACTCAGGACGGGTATTCGGCAAGAGCATACAACGGACGTATGGATAAAACAGAAAAAAGCAAAAACCAGGATGACTTTACAAGAGGCGAGGTGGATATAATGGTTGCTACCTCGGCTTTTGGAATGGGTGTGGATAAAAAGGATGTGGGAATGGTAATCCACTACGACATCTCAGATTCACTTGAAAACTATGTCCAGGAAGCAGGCAGGGCAGGCAGAGATCAGAATATAAATGCCCAGTGCTTTGTGTTGTTCAATGACGAGGATTTAAACAAGCATTTTCTGCTTTTAAACCAGACAAAAATAAGTATACAGGAAATTCAGCAGGTGTGGAAGGCCATAAAGGGTGCCACAAGAACAAGGGCGCGCATGTCAAATTCGGCGCTTGAAATAGCTAGGGACGCAGGCTGGGACGACGGTGTAAATGATATTGAAACAAGAGTGAAAACAGCAATTGCTGCGCTGGAAAATGCAGGATATATTAAGCGCGGACAGAATATGCCAAGGGTGTATGCGGACAGCATAATGGCGAGAAATTCTGCAGAGGCTGCGGTAAAAATAAGAAACTCGGGACTTTTTAATGAGAAAGAGGAAGAGCAGGCCATAAGGATAATAAATAAGCTTATTTCTGCAAGAAGCCGCAGCAGGGGTAACGAGCAGGAGGCTGAGGCTCGGGTTGATTATATTTCCGACCGTCTTGGAATAGAAAAGGCCCAGGTGCTTCACATAATACAGCTTATGCGTCAAGCCGGAATTTTATCCGATGCAAAGGACCTTACGGCATATGCGGAGGAAAGCGGCTTCGGAAACAAGCCTGCGGGTATTCTTTTAGGATATATGGAGCTGGAGCGATTCATCCTTTCTCAGATTTCCCAGACACAATCTGTTAAAAACATAAAGGAGTTGAATGAACTTGCAGTAGAAAAAGGTGTGAAGAAGCCTAATACTGATAAAATTAAGACGATATTGAATTTCTGGAATGTGAAAGGGCTCATAAAAAGGAATACATCACCTCGTAACAAAAACTTTATTAAAATTATGCTTACTAAAGAAAATTCAAAGGCTTTAGAGGAATTAGAAGATAGATGGCGTATTGCTGAATTCATATTGAAGTACCTTGACGAAATTAATGCGAAAAAAGAATCAACAGTGGAATTTTCGGTACTTGAGCTTATGGAGGAATACAACTTTCACATGCAGCTTATGAATAAAAGTGCAACTCCGCATCAAATCGAGGATTCTATATACTATCTTTCCAAAATAGGCGCATTAAAGCTGGATGGAGGATTCCTTGTAACATACAACGCCTTCAGCATCGAAAGGCTTGTGAAAGATAACAAAATAAGGTACAAAACAGAGGATTATAAAAATCTCAAGAATTACTACAAGCAAAAAACGGAAATGATACACATAGTCGGTGAGTATGCAAGAAAGATGCTGGAAGACTACAAGGCTGCCTTGCGTTTTGTGGATGACTATTTCCGTCTAGAATACAGTTCATTTCTGAAAAAATATTTCAAAGGGCCCAAGGGCGATGAAATACAGCAAAACATATCACCCGAAAAATTCAGGCAGCTGTTCGGACAGCTTTCACCTGCACAGCTGAGTATCATAAACGACAAGGAGTCAAAATACATAGTGGTAGCTGCAGGACCGGGAAGTGGAAAAACAAGAATACTTGTTCACAAGCTTGCTTCACTTTTGCTCATGGAGGATGTGAAGCATGAGCAGCTTCTGATGATTACATTCTCAAGAGCCGCAGCTACGGAATTCAAAAAAAGATTGACGGAGCTTATAGGAAGCGCAGCAAATTACGTTGAAATAAAAACATTTCATTCCTATTGCTTCGACCTGCTTGGGCAGGTAGGAAATGTGGAAAAGTCCGCTGACATAATAAGTCGGGCAGCCACAGCCATAGAGAGCGGAGAGGTTGAACCTTCAAAAATAACCAAGCTTGTGTTTGTAATAGACGAGGCTCAGGACATGGACAAGAATGAGTACAGGCTTGTAAATGCACTTATAGCAAAAAATGATGACATGAGATTAATAGCAGTCGGAGATGATGATCAGAATATATATTCCTTCAGGGGTTCCGATTCAAAATATATGAGCAATATTTTAAATATGGAAAATTCAAGGCTGTATGAGCTTGTGGAAAATTACAGGAGCAGCAGAAGCATTGTTGATTTCAGTAATGATTTTGTAAGGACTATGGATAACCGTCTCAAAAAAACACCTATTTCAGCCGCTTCAAAGGAAAAGGGAAGTGTTGGGATAGTGCAATATAAGGATGGCAATTTAATTGTGCCCTTGGTAAGCAGGCTTGTGAGTAAAGGAATATACGGATCAACCTGCATTCTTGCAAAAACGAATGAAGAAGCACTTCAGATATTTTCTTTGCTTGATAGAAACGGTATAAAAGCGGGGATGATTCAGCGCGGAGAAAAATATGAGCTAAGAAATCTCATTGAAGTACGAAGTTTTATGGATGAATTAAAATTAACAGGTGAAACACACGTAATAAGGGATGAGGTATGGGAGTATGCCAAAAGAAAGACGTTTGAAAGGTTTAAAATAAGTGAAAATCTTGAGCTCTTAAAGCAAATAATTGAGGATTTTGAATACACCGCTGGCAAAATCAAATACAAGACAGATTTTCTGCTTTTCATTAAGGAGTCTTCTGAAGAAGATTTTTACAGAAATGAGGAAAGAATAACCGTTTCAACAATCCATAAATCCAAGGGCAGGGAATTCGACCATGTAATCATGATGCTGAAGGATATGATTCCTGATTCCGAGGAGGTAAAGAGACAACTTTACGTAGGTATGACAAGAGCAAGAAAGACTCTATCCATTCATTATAACGGAAGCTACCTTGAAAGGAAAACAGGATTTTTAGACATGATTAGGAGAGGATTTACATATGAGCACGATAACAATGAGTATCCGCCCTCTGAGCTTATAGTGCTTCAGCTTAAATACAAGGATGTGTTCCTATCTCATTTTTATAAAACAAGAAGATATGTTGAAGCATTAAACAGCGGAGATGTTATGAAGTTTGATGAAAATGGGTGCATGGATGAAAGAGGAAACAGGGTTATCATTTTCTCCGGAAAATTCAGAGAGGAAATGAGAAAATTCACAGACAGGGGATATAAACCCTTGTCCGCAAAAGTAAACCACATATTATACTGGAAGCAGGAAGACCGCGAGGACGAAACACTGATAGTACTTCCTCAACTTGAGTTTGTTAAGGATAATTTGAATGGAGGGCAAGGTTCTTATTAGAAACATAGATAGGCGATATAGATGTAAGGGCATATTTATATAGGTAGAAAATGATTGTTTTTGCTTATACGATTATATCAAAGATTATTAGAACCGAGTTTGCATTCAGTTGTGCGCAAACCCGGTTTTAATTTAAAATTGGCAGAATAAATTAAATTTAATTGAGACTGTTTTTGATTTTATTTCGTCTTATGTATAGAAGGTCTTCTTAGGTAGGAGGTGCACCAAAATTAAAATAAATGAAAAAGAGTTTGAAACGTTATTTAAGCAATATAAAAATGATATTTACAGGATAGCTTATACCTATGTCAATAACGAGGCCGATGCTTTAGATATAGTGCAGGAGAGTGCATATCAGGCGTACATATCAAAGGATAAAATCAGAGACAAGAACAAATTCAAGTCATGGATATTAAAAATTGCGGTAAATAAATCAAAGGATTTGCTCAGGAAAAATAAATTAATTTCATTAGAAGACTTATCAAATGTGAACACAATGCAAGCCGAGGATAAAGAAAGCGTAAATATTTTCATGGAGAATCTAAAAGTATTATCAATGGATGAAAAGAATGTCATTGTTCTCAAGGTTTATTTTGAATACACATTTGAAATGATTTCCGATGAGTTGAAAATTCCCATAAGTACGGTTAAAAGTAAATACTACAGGGCATTGGAAAAGCTAAAGATAGAGGAGGGGTTAGTATGACAGATAAGCTTGATGGTATGTTGAACAGCATTCCCATCCCTGACGGATTGGATGAAAGCATAGAATTAGGATTTAAAAAGGCTAAAATTCAGCAAAGCTCAAAAAAGATCAGACGCTTAAAATTATTTACAGCAGTTGCAGCCTCTTTGGCTATAATTATAAGCTCAGTAATTATAGTGGGACCAGATAAGGTTGAAGCAGCAATCAAACGGGCATTGCAATACGTTCCCGGATACAATGTCTTGATAGACAAGGAAAAAGGAAGTGTGCTGGCACTTCAGGAGCCGGTATTGTATGAGAAAG
Above is a window of Sedimentibacter sp. MB35-C1 DNA encoding:
- a CDS encoding RecQ family ATP-dependent DNA helicase, with amino-acid sequence MRAITFIDAEVVPETGKIADFGAIRSSGESMHDASLDAVRRFLRESDFLCGHNIIYHDMKYLNKYIGQFSCMGVIDTLHLSALLFPQKPYHALVKDDKLQTDELNNPLNDSKKARDLFYDEVEEFRSLPDEIKRIYFILLDDKQEFRDFFSYIGYKCDKSLGEVEIRECFHGKICEHADIEQLMRAHGTELAYCLSLIYADDEYSITPPWILMRYPFVDSVMNKLRGTICAEGCVFCDEMMDAVRGLKRFFGYDAYRKFDGVPLQEQAVKTAVGGDSLLAVFPTGGGKSITFQVPALMAGKNTKSLTVVISPLQSLMKDQVDNLEKNNITDAVTINGLLDPIERMEAIRRVEIGEAHILYISPESLRSKSIEKLLQDRKIARFVIDEAHCFSAWGQDFRVDYLYIAEFIKKICEKKNLGYMIPVSCFTATAKQNVIDDIREYFKKNLNLELKLFTASSERKNLTYKVIKKEESEKYEAVRSLLEYNNCPTIIYVSRTKKSLDLAQRLTQDGYSARAYNGRMDKTEKSKNQDDFTRGEVDIMVATSAFGMGVDKKDVGMVIHYDISDSLENYVQEAGRAGRDQNINAQCFVLFNDEDLNKHFLLLNQTKISIQEIQQVWKAIKGATRTRARMSNSALEIARDAGWDDGVNDIETRVKTAIAALENAGYIKRGQNMPRVYADSIMARNSAEAAVKIRNSGLFNEKEEEQAIRIINKLISARSRSRGNEQEAEARVDYISDRLGIEKAQVLHIIQLMRQAGILSDAKDLTAYAEESGFGNKPAGILLGYMELERFILSQISQTQSVKNIKELNELAVEKGVKKPNTDKIKTILNFWNVKGLIKRNTSPRNKNFIKIMLTKENSKALEELEDRWRIAEFILKYLDEINAKKESTVEFSVLELMEEYNFHMQLMNKSATPHQIEDSIYYLSKIGALKLDGGFLVTYNAFSIERLVKDNKIRYKTEDYKNLKNYYKQKTEMIHIVGEYARKMLEDYKAALRFVDDYFRLEYSSFLKKYFKGPKGDEIQQNISPEKFRQLFGQLSPAQLSIINDKESKYIVVAAGPGSGKTRILVHKLASLLLMEDVKHEQLLMITFSRAAATEFKKRLTELIGSAANYVEIKTFHSYCFDLLGQVGNVEKSADIISRAATAIESGEVEPSKITKLVFVIDEAQDMDKNEYRLVNALIAKNDDMRLIAVGDDDQNIYSFRGSDSKYMSNILNMENSRLYELVENYRSSRSIVDFSNDFVRTMDNRLKKTPISAASKEKGSVGIVQYKDGNLIVPLVSRLVSKGIYGSTCILAKTNEEALQIFSLLDRNGIKAGMIQRGEKYELRNLIEVRSFMDELKLTGETHVIRDEVWEYAKRKTFERFKISENLELLKQIIEDFEYTAGKIKYKTDFLLFIKESSEEDFYRNEERITVSTIHKSKGREFDHVIMMLKDMIPDSEEVKRQLYVGMTRARKTLSIHYNGSYLERKTGFLDMIRRGFTYEHDNNEYPPSELIVLQLKYKDVFLSHFYKTRRYVEALNSGDVMKFDENGCMDERGNRVIIFSGKFREEMRKFTDRGYKPLSAKVNHILYWKQEDREDETLIVLPQLEFVKDNLNGGQGSY
- a CDS encoding RNA polymerase sigma factor, encoding MNEKEFETLFKQYKNDIYRIAYTYVNNEADALDIVQESAYQAYISKDKIRDKNKFKSWILKIAVNKSKDLLRKNKLISLEDLSNVNTMQAEDKESVNIFMENLKVLSMDEKNVIVLKVYFEYTFEMISDELKIPISTVKSKYYRALEKLKIEEGLV